Proteins encoded by one window of Lathyrus oleraceus cultivar Zhongwan6 chromosome 1, CAAS_Psat_ZW6_1.0, whole genome shotgun sequence:
- the LOC127097370 gene encoding probable pectinesterase 53: MVSKFNFLLILVLFSTFHLTFELNILKPNYKKRNILVNKLNMNVIKPQSLDLKLREAESKKIQITISQDGNSNFTTITEALSSIQLQNTRRVILLIGPGVYREKIVIPKTLPFITFLGDATNLSVISWNDSSSTIGSDGHPLGTFNTPTVAVNADYFIAINITFENSASYFGKKVEQAVALRISGNKAAFYGCSFFGVQDTLYDHKGLHFFKNCFIEGAIDFIFGFGRSLYEECTINSIATNIGYITAQKRSSSSLDTGFSFKKCEVKGSGHIYLGRPWGEYSRVIYSYTNMKEIVLPKGWEDTMNGTHYPNTIYYGEYKCSGPGSNFSGRAPWARNLTDEEAQPFLEIHFIEGETWLINPN; encoded by the exons ATGGTTTCAAAATTTAATTTCCTTCTCATTTTAGTTTTGTTTTCAACTTTTCACTTGACTTTTGAATTAAATATTCTTAAGCCTAATTATAAAAAAAGAAACATATTAGTAAACAAATTGAATATGAATGTCATTAAACCACAAAGTCTTGATTTAAAGTTGAGGGAAGCTGAGagtaaaaaaattcaaataacTATTAGTCAAGATGGTAATTCTAATTTCACGACCATTACAGAAGCTCTTAGTAGCATTCAACTACAAAACACTAGGAGAGTTATTTTGTTGATTGGACCAGGGGTTTATAG GGAGAAAATTGTGATCCCCAAAACATTACCTTTCATAACTTTTTTGGGGGATGCAACGAATCTTTCAGTTATTTCTTGGAATGATTCAAGTTCTACCATTGGAAGTGATGGACATCCATTGGGGACGTTCAATACCCCAACGGTTGCGGTGAATGCTGACTATTTTATCGCCATCAACATTACATTTGAG AACAGTGCTTCATATTTTGGAAAGAAAGTAGAACAAGCTGTTGCTCTTCGCATCTCTGGAAACAAAGCTGCATTTTACGGATGTTCATTTTTTGGAGTTCAAGACACCTTATATGATCACAAAGGTCTTCACTTTTTCAAAAATTGCTTCATAGAAGGCGCTATTGATTTTATCTTTGGTTTTGGAAGGTCCTTATATGAG GAATGCACTATCAATTCAATTGCTACGAATATAGGCTATATTACTGCTCAAAAACGATCGAGTTCATCATTAGATACTGGATTTTCTTTTAAAAAATGTGAGGTAAAAGGTAGTGGACATATTTATCTTGGCAGACCATGGGGAGAATATTCAAGAGTCATTTACTCTTACACCAATATGAAAGAGATTGTTCTTCCTAAAGGATGGGAAGATACTATGAATGGAACACACTATCC CAACACAATATACTATGGTGAGTATAAATGTAGTGGACCTGGATCTAATTTTTCTGGAAGAGCTCCGTGGGCACGAAACCTAACCGATGAAGAGGCTCAACCATTTCTTGAAATTCATTTTATTGAAGGAGAAACTTGGCTTATCAACCCtaattaa